CCTCTCTCCTCCGTTAGCCTCCACGACGGAAAGTTGCGGCCAGAGGGGCACGAACGCGAACCGGCGCCGAACGGCCAAATCGAGGATGGCGATGCTGCGATCCGCGCTGTTCATGGTGCCAAGCACGTGCAGGTTGGGAGGCAGGCGCAGCTCGCGACCGGTGTCCGGGAAGTCGTGAGCCATGGCAACCGCGCGGTCGTGGTGGCCAGGTTCGAAGAGGTAGATCGCCTCGCCCAGGACCTTGGCTAGGTCGGCGCGGTTCACCTCGTCGATCACCAGAAGGTACGGATCGTTGCTGGCGCTCGCAACCTTGGCGGCCTCCATGAGGTGGCCGGCCCGCGGTGCGAAGGTGAAGCCCATTGCGCCACCCTGCTCGGGCGCCAGCCCACCGATGAAACTCTCGTACGTCGTGCCCGGGTGGAACTGGATGATGCGCCCGTGCCCGCCGTATTTTCCCTGCAGAATCCGCGTTGCCATCTCGGTCTTGCCAGTGCCAGGAGGTCCTTCCAGCACCACGTACTTGCGGCGCGCTAGGAGGCCCAAGACGTCGTCATCGTTGGTATTGGGCAGCGTGGTGGCCATCCAGGCCCGACGGATACGTTCAGTATCCTGACGAGCAGCGGCCATGACGCCAATGCGGCGCTCTTCGAAGAAGAGATCGAGGAATGCCTTAAGGGCATCCTCAACGACGCCGTCGCTTTCCCCGCGTTCCTCTGGAGGGACAACCAGGCCGTACAGCACGTGACCGTAGCGCTCAGCCGCCTGGTTCCAATGCTCGAGCCGAGGTTCGACCGTTCGCGGAAGCCTAAGGTCGATGCGCACCGGGTCCTGTTTCGCCCAGGCGAACGGGGCCCCGCGTGACCGCAGCCATGCCGTGATTGCCCTTACCTTGCGAGCATGCCCCGGTCGACCAAGCACGTCTTCGTCCGGCGCGAGGCCATTTGTACCAACAACCATGCCGATCAACGCCGGCTGGCCCGCCTCTTTCGAGGGGAACAAAACGAAGCTCATTCCGCCGTACGGTCCTGAGCGCTCTTGGCGAGGAGCGATGAGAGCCGCGAAAGGAACGTCGCGGTCACCCGTTGACGCGTTGACGCGGAGTTGGAAGCGGTTGTTGGTGGTGGCTGCCGCTTCCGAAAGGTCGTCGGGGGAGACGCGCTGGTACCGGGCTGGCAGGGCCCCTGCGAATGCTAGGCGGGCAGATTCCTGCCAGTCGGCCAAGGGGGTGTAGATGAGGTCGACTAGGCTTTGCATGCTTGCCTCTTATGCTACGCCGTGGCTTCGTCGGGATAGTGCGCCTTCACGGTCGCAGCTCCAAAGCACGGGCAGTGTGCCCGACCAGGAAACGCACGAAATGACGAGCCCAATGTGCAAGTGCGCAAGCTGGCAATTGCAGGCATTTCATGTTGCGTAGCGGAAAGAGGCTGACGGCCCGCTGCGCCAGTTCGTAAGTCCAGCCTTTCGCGACGGCGCCCTGCGAACCACGTGAGTCTCCGACAGGAGGTCGCCAAGAACCCTGCGCTTCGTGCAGAGTGACGCCCACGCAGAGAACATGCAACGGGTCACCGTGAAAGGTGGCCCATTATTCGAGGGGTTCTTCCGCCGCGCACTCACTGCCAGCTTCGGCACGGCCTCACGCCTACTTTGGCAGCAACGCCCTAGCCT
This sequence is a window from Trueperaceae bacterium. Protein-coding genes within it:
- a CDS encoding AAA family ATPase, translated to MQSLVDLIYTPLADWQESARLAFAGALPARYQRVSPDDLSEAAATTNNRFQLRVNASTGDRDVPFAALIAPRQERSGPYGGMSFVLFPSKEAGQPALIGMVVGTNGLAPDEDVLGRPGHARKVRAITAWLRSRGAPFAWAKQDPVRIDLRLPRTVEPRLEHWNQAAERYGHVLYGLVVPPEERGESDGVVEDALKAFLDLFFEERRIGVMAAARQDTERIRRAWMATTLPNTNDDDVLGLLARRKYVVLEGPPGTGKTEMATRILQGKYGGHGRIIQFHPGTTYESFIGGLAPEQGGAMGFTFAPRAGHLMEAAKVASASNDPYLLVIDEVNRADLAKVLGEAIYLFEPGHHDRAVAMAHDFPDTGRELRLPPNLHVLGTMNSADRSIAILDLAVRRRFAFVPLWPQLSVVEANGGERMARAFHELLSIFLDHATDDAFALMPGHAYFLADDANASTRLKTEVAPLLREYLTQGYVAPFADEVQAWLNALADSPV